From the Melospiza georgiana isolate bMelGeo1 chromosome 4, bMelGeo1.pri, whole genome shotgun sequence genome, the window TTCATATCCTTACTCTCTCCATTTATTTGAGAAGACATAAAATAGATAAGAAcagactttctttttttttgatgcTGTGTACTTATTTCCACTGACTGCTGGAATCTCAATAATTTTGCCTCTCTCCATCCTCTTCTGCCAGTTCCCACTGGCTCTGCACTCTGGCtgagatgtttttgttactCCTCAGTGGTGTGTGCATGTTTTTTGTCTGAAGCGGAAGGTGATACACACTACTATGATCAGGGTAAGGTAAAGTGGCTGGATGTATCCATGGCTGCATGCAGAGGGCAGGTCAGCATGGGCATGAGTGATAGCTCTGCATGTGCAGCTGGGGTGCCTGGATGCCTGGAACTGGGAcgggctctgtgtgtgtgtgttgggatcAGAATGagtccgtgtgtgtgtgtgcgtgtgtacAGGAGGATGACTCTGTGCTGTGCACCTGCAGCAGATGATGTGTGTGCCAGCTCAAAGGTTTGGACTTGGCCAGGAGCAAGAAGAGGGACACTGTGCTCCCTGGCAGTGTTTTAGGGTGATACAGACATCTTTCCACCTCTAAAAGTGAGAAATCTACCACTGACTGTTGCCCTGCCATAGGGACCTTGCCTCCCTTCTGATGGAATCTTGGCAGCTCTGATTTGTAGGGTAGGCAGCAGCTTCGTGTCACACAACAGCAGTGACCTAACGGTGAGGCATGGACACTTCTGGTGTCCTGCTCCCCACATAGGGTTtcacacagctgctctctgtttGCACAGAACTCTTGACAGGACACAGGATGACTCAGGACCAAAGCTGAGAGGATGACACAGGGTCCCAGAAGGTGCCAGCTGCCTTTGCAGCAGGCATGTGAGGGAAACTCTGTGCAAGGGCATGAGGCACAGCAAGCACTCGAGGTCTGACTCTACTTTATTTGTCTGGGAGGGCCCAAGGGTGAAAGGGCACAAAATGGGCCTGgggcagaggaaaagaaattgagCCAGGTGCCCTGACCCCCCAGAAGCATGTTGTACTACTTGGGTGAGTGGAGCAATAGCACAGTCTGTCTGGGAAGATGTATTTTGGGAGAACCCCATGCTTGACTGCTCTCAGGTACCTTTTTTCATCGCTGTCCCTTCCTTCCTAGAACAGTTTCACGCCACAGAAGAGATTTGTTTTTGCTCTTCATGTTCACCTTCTGTGTCACCCATGAGTGGCTGCCTCTTCTTCAGCTCCCTGTGGTACTTGGCCATGAGGGAGGCGTAGATGCAGCCATAGGCAGCTGCCACCACCATCATGATGCAGACAATGCCACAAACCACCCCTGCAATGATCACAGTGCCGATCGCGCGGCGCACGCTCACGGGCCTGTACCGCTGTTTCTGAGGGCATCCCACACTGGGCTCCACTTCTGGTTCTGGGCCTGATTTAGATTTGGAAGGAGCAGGGCTTCCTTTAGTGCAAGGTGGGCCAGTATTGTCCAGCACTGTAGAGCTGTTCTCGtcatccagctgggagcagtAGTTGAACATCTCCATGGGCACCATCCGCATGTCCTTtcctttcagctccttgggcaGGGTGCAGGCCAGCTGGTCGATTTTCCCACCTGTTCCAACAGAGATAACAGGAGTCAATCACAGCTCCATGCCcatgcacaggcagcaggattAGATCCTCAGCTGGGTGAGTTCATGGGCCTCCATTCACACCTGCTAAAGTATTTTCCCTGCACAGAAGCTTCAACCATGTCAGCTGGCCAGTAAGTCTCTGCCTAGGTTGGGTTTGACATTAGAGCTCCTGGTGCATATCTGAATAGGCCAACACATGAAAGCCCTCTGAAACCATTTAAGTCAGCCTCATACTGTTTAGTGAGTTATGTAAGTCTCAGAAGAACCActttagaaaaagagaaattaaagcaaaaatataGGAGCAGGCTGTAccttctcaaaaaaaaacaacagataCACATTCCATCTTCTGACAACTAATCCATCTCTGTGAAAATAATGACAGATGTTGAAACAAATGCTTGAGTGAGTTTGAGCAATTTCCttgaaagggaggaaaaaaagcaaagttatGTCTGCGTGCTTTCCACTGACTTTGTGATATGGTAgtcaagaaaaaacaacaaatcaaaaaaaaaagtgcaaagtGGCACTCGTGTGCTTGTTTGATTCTGCTCACACAAATGCATATTTCAGACTGCAGTGAAGCCATAGGCAGAGATAATCTCCTTGCAGCATGGCTGTGATCAGCAGGGATGTGACAGCTGACTGTTGCTATCCGCATGATTTGAGACCCTTTCCTACTCGTTGGTTCCAGAAACAGAAGGTCAGGTCTTCAATCCTCCCTCCTGTAAAATGTGCCATCTTTCTTTGAGTTGCAGCTCCTGAAAGCATGTCATCCCATCAGCATTCCTGATAAGTGACATGTACCTTTCTAGTCTTCTGTGTTTCAAAGAAAATCTGGAAATGCAAACTTGTCAAAAATGGCTCAGTTTGAAATGATGATTTCATAGCCAGTCTGATTTGGGGTCTGGCTTGTTAATTTGAGCTGTAGGTTGGGTTCTCCAATATGAGTTGCAGTGTTTTTCCTAAGTGTCACTGTTTCCTAATGTTCTTTTTTTGGCAGCAAACCTGATGCTTTACAGCCAAATCTGACTTCTAATTCTCTCATCTTAAGAAAGAGAATGGGATGGTTATTTCCAAGTGTGAAaagcatttcttctttttagcAGAAAGAGTAAGGTGAATTCATAATCCTAAAATTTTAATTGTACTTGAGGAAAGTTCTTTATTCTctcaagattaaaaaaaaagcaggtaATAGTTCAGAttagaaaaacaaggaaatagGAAATCTAGGGCTGCTGGGGACTTCACAGAGTGGCAGTGTTGCTATATGAAGGTGCAGTGGCACTAAATTGTAGCGGGGTCCCCATGCCCTTTGGCTGAGACCTGTCCATTGGGTCAGCCTGACCTGCCAGTTGTATGTGCTTCTGTTTCTTCCCTGCcttttgcttgcttttcctGGAAGACCAAAATTCCCCCACCTGCCTCCCCTCGCGCACGCGAGCACCCACCTCGGTAGGAGAACCACTCCATCCAGTGCTTGAAGTCCCGGAGGTTGCAGTCGCATTCCCAGGGGTTGTCCCCAacctggaggtgctgcaggctggTCAGAGGCTCAAAGGTCACCCTGtccaggctctgcaggcggTTGGACCTGAGGGAGAGGGAgcgcagggcaggcagatcgTCAAAGATGCCCGAAGGGATCTGGGCCAGGCCGTTGATGGAGAGATCCAGCTGGCGCAGCAGGGCCgtgtgctggagcaggtcctTGTCCAAGGCCCGGATGCTGTTGttcctcagctgcagctctgtgaggtTCCCCAGGTCACTGAAGATGTTCTGAGGGAGCTGGTCCAAGAAGTTGTTGGATAGGTCCAACCTCTGTAGAGCAGAGAGGTTGGAAAACACTGCTCCTGGCAGGATGCTGAGTTTGTTGTTGAGAAAGAGGAAGGTCCTGGTGTTTGTGGGGATGTCTGAGGGAATGGAAGAGAGGCCCAAACCACTGCAGTCCACTTCCAGGTTGCCACTGTTACACTTGCAGGAGGAAGGACAAGCAAAGAAGGACTCAGCAGCACATAGTGAGAGCCAGCAGCCAAGCACTGGAAGGTGAAAAGCAGGGAAGGAAGAGGGCATGGATTAGATCAGTGCTACCCCATCCTCACCCACCACCAGCTACAACAGAACCCTCACAGCAGTGCTCTTCACTGCAATGCCCTGCAGTGTAATGAGTTTCCTCACAGCTACGTTGCTTTACCCTTGGCCTGCATCCTGACAGCATGACTTTCCTCTTAGCCTGTTTTTTTCAGAACAAGCAAGTAAATATCCTTCCAGTTTCACAACAAAGTCAGAACAGTGCATCCCAGTGGGCTTTGCCAACAGATACTGGAGCACTGGTACCTGTCAGAGGATAATGGAGCAGAGAGTGGTGGGAGGTGACACCTCTGACAAAGGACAGCTCTTTCTAAACAGTCAGGGTAGAGATGCAGGGACCAggtatatttttaaagttccAATTTTTCACAAACAGATATGTTattaaaaagcttttaagaaaaatgaaaagtaaaacaaCCTACATTTCAGATGTGCTCCTGCAGTTTGAATCCTAATATTTGTGATAGATCAGACTCAGATCTAAGGCTCTAAATCAGGGTATCATTTGCTTACCATATTCGCAGTGTGTCCACTTTTTAATGAATGCCATTACATTACAAAGGGATGACCAAGAGAACTGCTAAAAAGTAACAAGGGGTCCCTAAATCACTGCACACCTGGTACTTGCCATTGCTCTCAAAGCAGTTTCTGAATCCCAGAGCAAGAGCCCCAAAAGTATCTCTGAGTGATCAGTGACCCCCCGCCCAACTAGAGGTGGTAACTGGGTACAGATCCAGCAATTGTTCTAATTAAGAACTTTGGACACACTCTGGACTACAGTCAAATCATGGGGCAAATCCTGAATCATGGTCACCAACTGGGCAGACAACAGACATGCAAAGAACAGTTTAAACCACCTCTGACCAAAATGGCCCACAGCAATGGAATGAGGAAGAGAGATGTACATTGGTAACTGACAAAAGCAGTGTCAGGAAAAGGgttaacacacacacaccctttCTCCTACACTGTCTCAAGGTTGGACAAATCACAAATCAGCATTTTTTAGAGCTGCTGTGGATTCCAGACATGGCTCCAGATCCTGCCAGTGGCACCAGGGCACGAGTTACCAAGCTCCCCTGGGAGCCAGTGGCTTTTCAACCTCTCATTTTTGTGACAAAGAAGCATTATCAGCAAGAAAGCAAGCTTTGTACCTCTTGTCATTAGAGGAGTGGGAGTTATGTTTAAGCAGACTATGTAAAACATTTGCATCCTTCATCTTAGCTCCTTTTGTGGAATTGAGATCACACAATGAATTCCACTATTCTTCAATGTGGGAAGCAAATTCAGCTCCCTCGCAGTTTTTAAGGTGACAAGTTTGAGCATTTGACTAAAACTGAAGCAGGTTTGTCTGTACATCATGCCTGTCCTCTCCCTTTCTCACTTTTCTTCAGAGAAGGCAGTCACTTGGGTTGGTAGAGTCTTTTGAGGGGTGAGTGGTGGCTAAAGGGGATGCATTGATTGTCTTGCCTTCCTGAACTGGCAGCCAGGTTCTTCTGTCCTGCTTTTCTTCAAGAACCAACAAGCAGGTGTTTTACTTCTGAATCCTAATCGAATTGTAAAAAGATTGCCACAAGAGAAGGAGCCAGAGGAGACCCATGCTGTGGAGAAtctctgcctggagcagctttgCAGTCAGCCATGctcttcctctcttcccttGTGCCACTCTCTAGAGTTTAATCTGACCCCCAGCCCATTTTTTTATAGTGACTTTGCTTCTGTCAGCGTTGTGCCTTCATACTCCAACCCTGTCATGCTGCACAGGGCAAGTTTTGTGTTCCCAGTGATCCTTGTGAGAATTGGCAGATTTGTGGACTGGTAGTCTAAGGAGAACTATCCTGTTTGAATCCTAAGGTGTATGACTTTGTTAAGGACCAAGGAATAAATGTTCAGAGATAATATATCAATTCTTTCCTATTTCATCTGTCTTTCACAATTCTTCAATAATTTTTTACTATCCTGCAGTTGAGATCTCAGGTGTACATCAGCCCAGGCCATGCCAATAAATGTGCTCTTTTAAGGAGAATTATGGACCCTTATGGTGAAATGTAAGACAGATCTTTACCCAGACCACCTCTGTGCTTTCTTGTCATGCAGAGGCTGGAGCCCACAGCAGAAATTGCCATGAAATTAGATCATAGCCAATGGGCTAGTGCAGTACAGGTACTGACTGAGTAACTGATATTTAATTCTGTTCAGAATATGTCACACTCTTGTTGTAGGGAGGGAATTAAAAGAATGGGAGCCAGagtggggaagggaaagagcaATGAGTCATTCAAGTGACCCCATCTTTTCCTGGATGCTTAACAAAAGCCCAGTATTAATAATAGATTGGCAGCTGTGATGATGAGATAACAGCTGCTTTGTACACCAAGAAAGGCAAGAGCAGCCCATGTGTAACGCTATCCAGGTGCCATTCTCTCAGTGCTTATCTCTCAGAGCGCCTGGCCGCCTGCGGCGCCGGCTGGGTGGCTGTGGGGTTCCACCAGTGTGTTTGCTGGCAGTGGCTGGCAGGAACAGCCTCAGGCAGCTGGCTGTGGTTATGTTCAGGAAGTGGATTTATGCCAGGCTTGTAGGATATGCCAAAAATGTCTTGTTGTTACCCATATATTGCTGTAtgcttttggaaatattttactAAAATCGTACAGAAAAGAGATCTCGTTTTCATTTCACATCCATGAGGATGTGAGCTTAGGCCAGGGAATTCATTGCGTTGGTGaagatgcagctctgcaggaaggagaggcagggaagCAATAGACAAAACTTGAAGCTGTCTTCCAGCCCTACAGAAGGATGGATAATAAGTGGTTTTGTGTTTAGGGAAGATCAAGTTACTTTGTGGGGTGTTTGGTGACTCTAGTAGGTGGCAGAAAGATTATCCAGGTATATCACATTAAGTCAAGACTCAGTAGCGTTCATTATAAATAATTTAGACAGTCTAGTCTGTGAGGATGGATTACAAAGATATTTGTTTTCTGGAGAAGGAAGTAATTCCCCCAGCTTcttacagctgcagctccaaatGTGACCAGGAGGACTGGAGCAAGGGAAAGCACAGACCTACTTGTGCCTGGGCATGCAGTAGTGAGGGACACTCTCCAAGGGTCCCCTTTACTCTGCTGTGGTCCCCAGATACTTCTCTGAGACGCAGATAAATTCCCAAAGCCCCACATCACCCtagcagtgcctgctctgcactcaggggtgctgcagcagctgccccagcccactGGGAATATGCACAGGCTGAATGTTAACAATTTAATTTGAAGGAGAGCTTCTTTATTTACTCCTTGATTTTCACTACATGTGGCAGTGCCCAGTAGGAGAATTCTGCCTTCACATCCTGCATTTCCCTCTAAAATCTGTTATGACTTTTGCTGTGaagagctctgctcagcagcctgtgTAATACCCCAAGCACAGAGAGGAGCCTGCAGCTCATAGGATGCTGATTTGAGGAATGTTCAGGGTGGATCTTTTTGCAGTGGTGTCTGTCGTGCTGTTTCTCACCTGCCAGGCCCACTGGAATTCAGAAGCAATCATCACTCGCTGTCCCACTTTAAGCCCATCTTCAGCTTTAGAATTTCACTCTCCCTCCCAGCTAGCCTGGCCTCTAAAGGAATCAGGAATTAGTTCAAACATCTCCATTCTTAGCTGTCCCTCTCCCCTGTTCTTAACCCTGATGTGACCCATTTTCTTCCCATTCCCTTGACAAACAGGAATGCTGTAGTTGGTACCTGAGCAGGCATTACTTACGACAAGCCTCCTGCCACCTCATGAGGAACCTGCTCCTCCACCGGTGGCCAGCACTTGCAGGCAGCATCGTGCTCTTCTCCAGCGTGCCTTCACATCCAacagccagcctggccctcGGCCCCACCGCGAGAGGGAGTGACCTTGTAGCCTGCCTGCCAGGTCCTgtggagggaaagcagagctgagcagaggacATTCACTTCCCTGGGtgctgagctcagagctggccTTTCCCCTCCCCAGTTAGGGTTTTGCCTTTGAGGCATCACTTCTGTTTTGGGGGAGAAATGGAGGGTGTTTCAGGAGGCGCAACATTAATTCACTTTGAACCTCGCGGTGcagaaataaaacctgattcacCTAAGTGCCAGAGAGAAGTTTGTGCTTGAACAGCCTGCCATGGTAGCTACATTAGCTTCATGCTCAAGGTTAACCTGATGAATTGCTAAGGtgaccctgccagggcagcagagtcCGGCTCATTGCCGTCGCCCCCACGCAGGCCGGTGCCACCTGTGCATGCTCTGCCTGACGCACGGCTCAGGCTCGCTGCGATCTGGGCACCAGCGGCTGCCAAGCCGCTTCCCTGCCCgctcctcctcccccctccaCCACACCCGTCCCCCCACCCCCCGTGCCGTATTCCCTACCAGCACTTCCTGTCTGCTTTAAGGTAAAATGGATGTGGTGGCTAGAGCAGCACAGCTTCAGCTTGGGGATTTCCCACTGCAGCAACTGCAGGAGCTGAAGAGCGAGCGAGCCTCGGAGGAGAAGGATAAGGAAGGACCTGAGGCGGGGGAGACTGAGTGGGAGTGTTGAAAAGATAGGAATTGCATCTTAATTAGTagaaggaaaaatcctcagTCTAATTAGAAACCCAAAGACCATAAAACTCTCCCCTGACAGTAAGTGACTGACAACAGGTTTCAACTTCCCTCCCGCTTCCCTTTTGGATACAAGGaggcaggaaaaatgaaaacaccACAAATCCTTCTGTCCCCCTGTGTACTCTCTGACGTGCCACCCACAGTCACAGCAGCACATAGATGGACACATTTCAACCAGAGTACAAAAATAAGCCATCCTCCGTCCCCTCTGAGGGGCTCTGACAACATCCACAGCAGCTGTTTTAGCTGGATGCTGCACTGCCACCAGGACACTGTCCCCACACACGTGCCAGGTGCCTACCCTCCCCCAGGCTCCCAGactgatttattttatatgAGAATGTAAACCGCC encodes:
- the LRTM2 gene encoding leucine-rich repeat and transmembrane domain-containing protein 2, translated to MLPASAGHRWRSRFLMRWQEACLLGCWLSLCAAESFFACPSSCKCNSGNLEVDCSGLGLSSIPSDIPTNTRTFLFLNNKLSILPGAVFSNLSALQRLDLSNNFLDQLPQNIFSDLGNLTELQLRNNSIRALDKDLLQHTALLRQLDLSINGLAQIPSGIFDDLPALRSLSLRSNRLQSLDRVTFEPLTSLQHLQVGDNPWECDCNLRDFKHWMEWFSYRGGKIDQLACTLPKELKGKDMRMVPMEMFNYCSQLDDENSSTVLDNTGPPCTKGSPAPSKSKSGPEPEVEPSVGCPQKQRYRPVSVRRAIGTVIIAGVVCGIVCIMMVVAAAYGCIYASLMAKYHRELKKRQPLMGDTEGEHEEQKQISSVA